In Candidatus Paceibacterota bacterium, the following proteins share a genomic window:
- a CDS encoding type II secretion system protein, producing MKTFTKSRGFTLVEIVIVIGIMAFLTTIVYTSLSSSKAQNRDQQRVSDMSSIQLALEVYFNKHRTYPQKLWIEEGDPIGTDMLTYLVPESLPSKIVSPTSDPLGGYHYLPIGGSACASYHLWTTLETKISALDSKKGFDSSGLNTTSPCTTKVTNQYYHDVYVNASSSPLVYDVTPQ from the coding sequence ATGAAGACTTTTACTAAATCAAGAGGGTTCACTTTGGTTGAGATTGTTATTGTTATAGGTATCATGGCTTTTCTCACAACAATCGTTTATACATCTCTAAGTAGTTCAAAAGCGCAGAACAGAGATCAACAAAGGGTTTCAGATATGAGTAGTATTCAGTTGGCACTTGAAGTATATTTTAATAAACACAGAACATATCCACAGAAGCTTTGGATAGAGGAAGGCGATCCTATTGGTACAGATATGTTGACATATCTTGTTCCTGAATCCCTCCCGTCTAAAATAGTATCACCCACAAGCGATCCTTTGGGTGGGTATCATTATTTGCCTATCGGGGGCTCGGCTTGTGCCTCTTATCACCTTTGGACCACACTTGAAACTAAGATAAGTGCTCTAGATTCAAAGAAGGGTTTTGATTCTTCAGGCTTAAATACGACTTCTCCATGCACAACAAAAGTTACTAATCAATATTATCATGATGTATATGTTAATGCGTCATCTAGCCCACTTGTATATGATGTAACTCCCCAATAA
- a CDS encoding type II secretion system protein, with translation MRKGFTLIELLVVIAIIGLLSAVVMTALDSAKKRGDDAAVKSNMNNIVKQSLIVNTLPSIISGVVSCGSSPSSFSSDAVIQRQISATAERSKGKLVYCVSNGSGLWAVSAPLNSPINTGDHWCVDSDGFSGESSSDYYGFNGTSCIR, from the coding sequence ATGAGGAAAGGTTTTACCCTAATAGAGCTTCTTGTGGTCATTGCTATTATTGGTCTTTTGTCTGCGGTGGTTATGACGGCACTCGATAGTGCGAAGAAAAGAGGAGATGATGCCGCTGTTAAGTCAAATATGAATAATATTGTAAAACAATCTTTGATAGTGAATACATTACCATCAATTATTAGTGGGGTTGTTTCTTGCGGTTCTAGCCCGTCTTCTTTTTCTAGTGATGCAGTAATTCAAAGACAGATATCTGCTACAGCGGAAAGATCCAAGGGGAAATTAGTTTATTGTGTTTCAAATGGCTCTGGTCTTTGGGCTGTGAGTGCTCCATTGAATAGTCCTATAAATACTGGAGATCATTGGTGTGTAGATAGTGATGGTTTTAGTGGAGAATCATCATCAGATTATTACGGTTTTAACGGTACATCCTGTATCAGATGA
- a CDS encoding type II secretion system protein, whose amino-acid sequence MKKGFTLIELLVVIAIIGILSSVVLASLNSARSKGSDAAIKSNLANARAQAELYYDSNTSSYSGVCDTDLATTKSIESQIDGAKTASGITAATNVILATAGSGILATCHVAANGSAWAAEVPLKASTAGTPSMFCVDSAGNAITKATALGASATVCQ is encoded by the coding sequence ATGAAGAAAGGTTTTACATTGATCGAGCTTTTGGTGGTCATTGCCATCATTGGTATTCTTTCATCGGTCGTCTTAGCTTCTTTGAATTCTGCAAGATCAAAAGGATCTGATGCAGCTATTAAGTCAAACTTGGCCAATGCAAGAGCACAGGCCGAGCTATACTATGATAGTAATACAAGTTCATATTCTGGTGTTTGTGACACGGATTTGGCTACTACCAAATCTATTGAGAGTCAGATTGACGGTGCTAAAACAGCTAGCGGCATAACAGCAGCGACGAATGTAATATTAGCTACAGCTGGTTCTGGTATTCTAGCCACATGTCACGTGGCAGCCAACGGAAGTGCTTGGGCAGCAGAAGTCCCACTAAAGGCTAGTACCGCCGGCACCCCATCAATGTTTTGTGTAGATAGCGCTGGTAATGCTATTACTAAAGCAACTGCTTTGGGAGCAAGCGCCACTGTTTGTCAATAA
- a CDS encoding type II secretion system F family protein yields the protein MIFKYKTVDIPGATPKDGTIDAVNMEIAISALQKRGLTILSIAPEEEGSFFERNISFFERVSNKDIVILSRQMATLFEAQVPALRIFQLLAMQSDNPTLRRKIKEVVDDLQSGSTISGALNKHPDAFSPFYVNMVKAGEESGKLDQTFLYLADYLDRTYEVTSKVKTALIYPAFVIFTFVAVMMLMLTVVIPKISTILKDSGQAVPIYTKIVIGLSDFFVNYGIFFLIAIIIGGFFLWRYLRTENGRISLDDAKIKTPFIKNLYNKLYLSRIADNMNTMLLSGIPMVRGLDLTSSVVDNKIYEKLLQKTVEDVKGGSSVSDAMAKHEEIPGIFVQMVKIGEETGQLGNILKTLAAFYRREVTNSIDSIVSLIEPAMIVLLGLGVAFLLASVLIPIYNISSGV from the coding sequence ATGATTTTCAAATACAAAACAGTTGATATACCAGGGGCGACACCAAAAGATGGAACAATAGACGCCGTGAATATGGAGATTGCTATAAGTGCTCTTCAAAAAAGGGGTCTTACTATACTATCTATTGCACCAGAGGAAGAGGGTTCTTTTTTTGAGAGGAATATATCTTTTTTTGAAAGAGTTTCCAATAAAGATATTGTTATTCTCTCAAGACAAATGGCCACTCTCTTTGAGGCACAAGTACCTGCCCTTAGAATATTTCAACTTCTTGCGATGCAGTCCGATAATCCGACATTACGAAGAAAGATTAAAGAAGTCGTGGATGATTTACAGTCTGGGAGTACAATCTCAGGAGCATTGAACAAACATCCAGATGCATTTTCTCCTTTCTATGTAAATATGGTGAAGGCCGGGGAGGAGTCTGGTAAGCTCGATCAAACATTCTTGTATTTGGCCGATTACTTAGACAGAACATACGAGGTAACTTCGAAGGTAAAAACAGCACTTATTTATCCCGCTTTCGTTATCTTTACTTTCGTGGCTGTTATGATGCTTATGCTTACAGTTGTAATTCCAAAAATCAGCACTATTTTAAAAGACTCTGGCCAAGCGGTGCCGATATATACTAAAATCGTTATTGGTTTGTCAGATTTCTTTGTAAATTATGGAATATTTTTCTTAATAGCAATTATAATCGGAGGATTCTTCCTCTGGAGATACTTACGCACCGAAAACGGTAGAATCTCGCTCGACGATGCCAAGATAAAAACACCTTTCATTAAGAATCTTTATAATAAACTGTATCTTTCAAGAATTGCAGACAATATGAACACCATGCTTTTGTCTGGAATTCCAATGGTAAGAGGTCTAGATCTTACTTCTTCTGTCGTAGATAATAAAATATATGAAAAGTTGCTCCAGAAGACAGTTGAAGATGTAAAAGGTGGTAGTTCTGTGTCAGATGCAATGGCTAAACACGAGGAGATTCCTGGGATTTTCGTACAAATGGTAAAGATCGGAGAAGAAACAGGTCAGCTTGGTAATATTTTGAAAACTCTCGCGGCTTTTTATAGAAGGGAAGTTACAAACTCTATAGATTCAATTGTAAGCCTTATAGAGCCAGCGATGATAGTCCTACTTGGCTTGGGCGTGGCATTCCTTTTGGCATCTGTCCTTATTCCTATTTACAATATTTCGTCGGGGGTTTAG
- a CDS encoding PilT/PilU family type 4a pilus ATPase — protein sequence MDYKKELNDLIKTVAQEGASDLHLSEGRHPMIRVSGLLIPLVNKSVLNKEDTFGILSELITKENRDIFLKTKEMDFSYNSEGSIRFRGNAFFQQGVVSIALRLIPKKIRNFAELNLPDILKAFTDKQQGFFLVVGPVGQGKTTTLAAMIENINENRAEHIITIEDPIEYIHEQKKSIVDQREVRIDTVDFPTALKSMFREDVDVALVGEMRGAETIATAVTAAETGHLIFSTLHTNSAAQTISRIIDSFPAEQQNQIRVQLASSLTGIFSQRLIPRISGGLIPAYELLINNNAVSNLIRENRIHEINSVIETSSQDGMIDMNRCLAELVGRGEITVENAYLYAIDPKILEKML from the coding sequence ATGGATTATAAAAAAGAATTAAATGATTTAATAAAGACAGTGGCACAGGAAGGAGCTTCAGACCTACATTTGTCTGAGGGTAGACATCCTATGATAAGGGTTTCAGGTCTTTTAATTCCACTAGTTAATAAAAGTGTTTTAAACAAGGAAGATACTTTTGGCATATTGTCAGAGTTGATTACCAAAGAGAACAGAGATATCTTTCTGAAGACAAAAGAAATGGACTTTTCTTACAATTCAGAAGGATCCATAAGATTTAGAGGAAATGCTTTTTTTCAACAAGGGGTTGTCAGTATCGCTCTTAGACTTATACCTAAAAAGATTAGAAATTTTGCAGAATTAAACTTACCCGATATTTTAAAAGCCTTTACGGATAAACAGCAAGGATTTTTCTTGGTTGTTGGCCCGGTAGGACAAGGAAAAACCACTACCCTGGCTGCTATGATAGAAAATATTAATGAAAATAGAGCAGAGCATATTATTACCATTGAAGATCCTATAGAATATATACATGAGCAGAAAAAATCTATTGTAGATCAGAGAGAGGTACGAATAGACACTGTAGATTTCCCAACAGCCCTAAAGAGTATGTTCAGAGAAGATGTAGACGTTGCTCTCGTGGGTGAAATGCGCGGAGCAGAGACAATAGCTACTGCGGTAACAGCCGCTGAGACGGGACATTTAATCTTTTCTACTCTTCATACAAACAGTGCGGCGCAGACAATAAGCAGAATCATAGATTCTTTTCCAGCTGAACAACAAAATCAGATCAGAGTTCAACTTGCTAGTAGTTTAACCGGTATTTTTTCTCAGAGACTTATACCAAGGATTTCTGGTGGCCTTATTCCTGCTTATGAACTTTTGATAAACAACAATGCCGTATCAAACCTTATTAGAGAAAACAGAATTCATGAGATAAATTCTGTGATAGAGACAAGCTCTCAAGATGGTATGATAGATATGAATAGATGTCTGGCTGAGCTTGTTGGTAGAGGCGAAATAACTGTTGAAAATGCTTATCTTTATGCGATCGACCCAAAGATTTTGGAGAAAATGTTGTAA
- a CDS encoding response regulator yields the protein MQDKKKILIVDDDKFLLNMYSLKFERNGFEVKVAQGGEDAINILKDGFKPTVLLMDLIMPVMDGFEMYEKIKKDNLAVGAVAIMLTNQGLTSDINRAKELGVHGYIVKATTIPSEVVEEVIGICNANTK from the coding sequence ATGCAAGACAAAAAGAAAATCTTGATAGTAGATGATGATAAGTTTCTTTTGAATATGTATTCTCTTAAATTTGAGAGAAATGGTTTTGAGGTAAAAGTCGCTCAAGGAGGCGAGGATGCAATAAATATTTTAAAAGACGGTTTCAAACCGACAGTTCTCCTTATGGATCTTATTATGCCGGTAATGGATGGCTTTGAAATGTATGAGAAAATAAAAAAAGACAATCTTGCAGTCGGTGCTGTAGCTATAATGCTTACGAATCAAGGTCTTACCTCTGATATAAATAGAGCTAAAGAGCTTGGTGTACACGGATATATTGTAAAGGCGACAACAATTCCGTCAGAAGTGGTAGAAGAAGTGATAGGGATTTGTAATGCAAACACAAAATAA
- a CDS encoding GspE/PulE family protein, producing the protein MSILELLVRKNIINKSDISKIEKQANSSGKTIDKVLDEMGISSDSILDAKGEYFNVPTRNLENYSVPFSVLKYISEDAAAHYRFVPISLKEGVLEVGIVDPESIEARDALNFIAGKLNIPYKIFLISEKDFEKTLESYKGLSGEVTKALTELESELSSDLEDIELTKGDGSPANGTIETRIIEDAPVTKIVATILRYATEGNASDVHIEHMRDKIRVRFRVDGVLNTSLVLPVEVHQAVVARIKILANMKLDEKRKPQDGRFSAKIDGRKIDFRVSTFPAYYGEKVVMRILDQEKGVRSLEDMGLSPRYIKMVREAMKKSYGMILISGPTGSGKTTTLYAMLNEINKDEKNVLSLEDPIEYNIEGMSQSQVFPEIGYTFASGLRTTLRQDPDVIMVGEIRDKETAQLAVQAALTGHLVLSTIHTNNAAGVVPRLIDMGVDPYLIPPTLILIMAQRLVRKICPGTGKPLPIDGSIKAMIDKQFEDLPKEYRDEIPKANEVLALEPSPTCPNGTRGRIAVYEMFNMDKDIEQVILKDPVESEVFKVARKKGMITIKEDAIIKAMQKTIPFESINDL; encoded by the coding sequence ATGAGCATATTAGAGCTTTTGGTTCGTAAAAATATAATAAACAAAAGCGATATTTCCAAGATAGAAAAGCAGGCTAATTCATCGGGAAAGACTATTGATAAAGTTTTAGATGAGATGGGAATATCGTCAGACTCAATCCTTGATGCTAAGGGTGAGTATTTTAATGTTCCAACTCGAAATCTTGAGAATTACTCGGTTCCTTTTTCAGTTTTGAAGTATATTTCAGAGGATGCAGCCGCACATTATAGATTTGTACCCATTTCCTTAAAAGAAGGTGTCCTTGAGGTTGGAATAGTTGATCCAGAGAGTATTGAAGCAAGAGACGCCTTGAACTTTATTGCTGGTAAACTAAATATACCTTACAAAATCTTCCTTATTTCAGAAAAAGATTTTGAGAAGACACTAGAGAGCTATAAAGGGCTTTCTGGAGAAGTAACAAAGGCACTTACAGAACTTGAATCTGAGCTTTCTTCAGATCTTGAAGATATCGAACTTACAAAAGGGGATGGTAGTCCAGCAAATGGCACGATAGAAACAAGAATTATAGAAGACGCACCCGTTACCAAGATAGTTGCAACGATTTTAAGATATGCGACAGAAGGTAATGCTTCAGATGTACACATTGAACATATGAGGGACAAAATCAGAGTTAGATTTAGGGTAGACGGAGTTTTAAATACAAGTCTGGTTTTGCCAGTAGAGGTTCATCAGGCGGTTGTCGCTAGAATTAAGATTCTTGCAAACATGAAACTTGATGAAAAGAGAAAACCACAAGACGGCCGCTTTTCTGCAAAGATAGATGGTAGAAAAATAGACTTTAGAGTTTCTACTTTTCCTGCATATTATGGGGAGAAGGTTGTGATGAGAATTCTTGATCAAGAAAAAGGAGTAAGATCTTTGGAAGATATGGGTCTTTCTCCAAGATATATAAAGATGGTACGCGAAGCGATGAAGAAATCATACGGAATGATCTTGATCTCTGGTCCAACAGGTTCTGGTAAGACAACCACTCTTTACGCTATGCTCAATGAAATAAATAAAGACGAGAAAAACGTTTTAAGTTTGGAAGATCCTATCGAGTACAACATTGAAGGAATGAGTCAGTCACAGGTATTTCCGGAGATAGGTTATACTTTTGCTTCTGGTCTGAGGACGACTTTGCGTCAGGACCCAGACGTTATTATGGTGGGAGAGATTAGAGATAAAGAGACAGCCCAACTTGCTGTGCAAGCTGCACTTACTGGCCACTTAGTGCTTTCAACGATACACACGAATAACGCTGCTGGTGTGGTGCCTAGACTTATAGATATGGGAGTTGATCCGTATCTTATTCCACCGACTCTAATTCTTATTATGGCCCAAAGACTTGTGAGGAAGATCTGTCCAGGCACAGGAAAACCGTTGCCAATAGATGGAAGTATAAAGGCTATGATAGACAAACAGTTTGAAGATTTACCGAAGGAATATAGAGATGAGATACCTAAAGCCAATGAAGTTTTAGCTCTTGAACCTAGTCCGACATGTCCAAATGGTACGAGAGGTAGAATTGCTGTTTATGAAATGTTCAATATGGACAAAGATATAGAACAGGTAATTTTGAAAGATCCAGTTGAATCAGAGGTCTTTAAGGTAGCTAGAAAGAAAGGTATGATAACGATAAAAGAAGATGCTATTATTAAAGCTATGCAGAAGACAATACCATTTGAATCAATTAATGATCTGTAA
- the pilO gene encoding type 4a pilus biogenesis protein PilO, with amino-acid sequence MNFILPLILILSSIGIFFGYVDPGYKGSGSIVESDISTYGIKQLQNEYTKYETTLTNSTKVVQNRKSLTDKNNKITESDKTKLIKMVPDNIDNVKLVLEISSVAEARNLSLKNISIGSSAKTLDSIGPDSTPYGTLALKFSVNATYDNFLNLMKDLEQNLRIIDITDISFTSTDTGFYDFSVSLNTYWLK; translated from the coding sequence ATGAATTTTATATTGCCATTAATTTTAATACTTTCTTCCATAGGGATATTTTTCGGTTATGTAGATCCTGGATATAAAGGCAGTGGAAGTATTGTCGAATCAGACATCTCCACTTATGGTATCAAACAACTTCAGAATGAATATACAAAATACGAGACCACTTTAACTAATTCCACAAAAGTCGTCCAAAATAGGAAATCTTTAACAGATAAGAATAATAAAATCACCGAATCAGATAAAACCAAGTTGATTAAGATGGTTCCAGACAACATAGATAATGTAAAGCTTGTCCTCGAGATTAGTAGTGTGGCAGAAGCTAGAAATCTTTCACTCAAGAACATTTCTATTGGGAGTAGTGCAAAAACACTAGATTCTATCGGACCAGATAGCACACCATACGGTACCCTTGCTCTCAAATTCTCTGTAAATGCTACCTATGATAACTTCTTAAACTTAATGAAAGATTTAGAACAAAATCTTAGGATTATAGATATAACTGATATCTCCTTTACGTCCACAGATACAGGTTTTTATGATTTTAGCGTATCGTTAAACACATATTGGTTGAAATAA
- the pilM gene encoding type IV pilus assembly protein PilM, with amino-acid sequence MNNPFTNLFSSFFAPKEVSVLGIDLGPSSVKVVQLKKKGGKAVLETYGELSLGTYAGTDTGRSTVLGTDKLALAVKDLLKESNTTTLNSGMSIPIGSSLITFIKLPTTDERQLAEMVPMEARKYIPVPISEVSVDYWPIPKDETTISEFQNGQKVEASKETEVLLVVIHNDAINKNNDIQKLVGLNNTFSEIEIFSCMRAMLETSIAPQMIVDFGSNSTKAFVVEKGILRTSHIINRGAQDITLAISKSLGISFEEAEKIKRMQGIVSEAGSDKNILEVSSVTLDFILSEISRVLTNYYRKNGKKVSKVTLTGGGALLKGLREKAQLSFETPVELANPFSKVEYPAFLEEVLKDAGPEFAVAIGLAIRKLQEI; translated from the coding sequence ATGAATAATCCATTCACCAATTTGTTTAGTTCGTTTTTCGCGCCGAAAGAAGTAAGTGTACTTGGTATAGACTTAGGTCCGTCATCTGTTAAAGTAGTTCAATTAAAAAAGAAAGGTGGGAAGGCAGTACTTGAAACATACGGGGAACTTTCCCTTGGCACTTATGCAGGTACAGACACCGGCAGATCAACCGTTCTTGGCACAGACAAGCTAGCTCTTGCTGTGAAAGATCTTTTGAAAGAATCAAACACTACCACTTTAAATAGCGGTATGTCCATTCCTATAGGTTCTAGTTTAATAACTTTTATAAAACTCCCGACAACAGATGAAAGACAGCTCGCTGAAATGGTGCCAATGGAAGCTAGAAAATATATTCCAGTTCCAATTTCTGAAGTCAGTGTTGACTATTGGCCGATACCGAAAGATGAAACGACCATCTCAGAGTTTCAAAATGGTCAAAAAGTAGAGGCAAGCAAAGAGACAGAAGTACTTCTTGTTGTTATACACAATGACGCTATAAATAAAAATAATGATATACAAAAACTCGTTGGGCTCAATAACACTTTTTCTGAAATAGAGATATTTAGTTGTATGAGGGCAATGCTGGAGACATCAATTGCTCCACAAATGATAGTAGATTTTGGTTCAAATTCAACGAAGGCTTTTGTGGTTGAAAAAGGAATACTTAGAACATCCCATATTATAAATCGTGGAGCACAAGATATCACGCTGGCGATTTCGAAGTCCCTCGGCATATCTTTTGAGGAGGCAGAGAAAATAAAGAGGATGCAAGGAATAGTTTCAGAAGCGGGGAGTGACAAAAATATTTTAGAGGTTTCTTCTGTTACTCTTGATTTTATACTTTCTGAAATTAGTCGAGTTTTGACGAACTATTATAGGAAAAATGGCAAGAAAGTCAGTAAAGTTACTCTTACTGGAGGGGGTGCTTTACTTAAAGGGCTTAGAGAAAAAGCACAATTATCTTTTGAAACACCAGTTGAACTTGCCAATCCATTTTCTAAGGTAGAATATCCGGCATTTTTGGAGGAAGTTTTGAAAGACGCGGGGCCGGAGTTTGCTGTTGCTATAGGTTTGGCCATCAGAAAGTTACAAGAAATATAA
- a CDS encoding phosphoribosyltransferase family protein, which yields MKKLKEVLDKVLSLILPKEKFVEKIEKMDIDEANNLPGANEIKDEQFKAVFQYKNKTVRQAIWEIKYRGNREILKKFTKILYEFMLEEISDKMAFENFRNPLLIPIPVSRNSLRERGFNQCELIVRELAQIDNGINFEIETKALKKIRETPHQSKLKNRALRLKNLKGCFSADTDKVKNRCVIIIDDVITTSTTMNEVSKTLRKAGARKVIGFAIAH from the coding sequence ATGAAGAAATTAAAAGAAGTACTTGATAAGGTTTTGTCCCTGATACTACCAAAAGAGAAGTTTGTAGAAAAGATAGAAAAGATGGATATCGATGAAGCTAATAATCTACCCGGAGCTAATGAGATAAAAGATGAACAATTTAAAGCCGTATTTCAATATAAAAATAAAACCGTTAGACAAGCGATCTGGGAGATAAAATATAGGGGGAATAGAGAGATCCTCAAGAAATTTACAAAAATACTTTATGAATTCATGCTGGAAGAGATTAGCGATAAAATGGCCTTTGAAAATTTCCGTAATCCCCTACTAATACCAATACCAGTGAGTAGAAATAGCCTTCGCGAACGTGGATTCAATCAATGTGAATTGATTGTTCGAGAGCTAGCACAAATAGACAATGGGATAAATTTCGAAATCGAAACAAAAGCACTTAAGAAGATAAGAGAGACTCCTCATCAGTCAAAGCTAAAGAATCGCGCATTACGTTTGAAAAACTTGAAAGGGTGTTTTTCTGCTGACACAGATAAAGTAAAAAATAGATGTGTGATAATAATAGACGATGTAATCACAACCAGTACGACAATGAACGAGGTTTCAAAAACTCTAAGAAAGGCGGGCGCTAGAAAGGTCATCGGCTTCGCGATAGCTCATTAA
- a CDS encoding uracil-DNA glycosylase, translating to MRDKKVNIEPEWKAVLGDYFESNEFKSLADFVRKEYETKAVFPKPQDIFRAFWLTPFSEVKVVILGQDPYHDVGQAHGLCFSVPDGENPPPSLKNIYKEIESDTGIKRDFTKGNLENWAKQGVFLLNAILTVVAHTPASHKEKGWEDFTDTVIKKISDEKENIVFILWGNYARGKKSLIDNEKHLVLESPHPSPFSAYSGFFGCKHFSKCNEYLKEHGKGEVEW from the coding sequence ATGCGAGATAAAAAAGTAAATATAGAACCAGAATGGAAAGCAGTGCTTGGGGATTATTTTGAGTCCAATGAATTTAAAAGTTTGGCGGATTTTGTCAGAAAAGAATATGAGACGAAAGCTGTCTTTCCGAAACCGCAGGATATATTTCGGGCTTTTTGGCTTACTCCATTTTCAGAAGTTAAGGTTGTGATACTCGGGCAAGATCCATATCACGATGTCGGGCAAGCACACGGGCTTTGTTTCTCTGTTCCAGACGGAGAGAATCCTCCACCATCTCTTAAAAATATTTATAAGGAAATCGAAAGCGATACCGGTATCAAAAGAGATTTCACAAAAGGTAATCTTGAAAACTGGGCGAAACAGGGCGTGTTTCTCTTAAATGCGATTCTGACAGTAGTGGCACATACACCAGCATCTCACAAAGAAAAAGGTTGGGAAGATTTCACAGATACTGTCATAAAGAAGATTTCAGATGAAAAAGAGAATATCGTATTCATATTGTGGGGAAACTATGCTCGCGGAAAGAAAAGCTTGATAGATAATGAGAAGCATTTAGTCTTGGAATCTCCGCATCCCTCGCCATTTTCCGCTTATTCTGGATTTTTCGGTTGTAAACATTTTTCAAAGTGTAATGAATATTTGAAAGAACACGGAAAGGGGGAGGTGGAGTGGTAG